One region of Streptomyces davaonensis JCM 4913 genomic DNA includes:
- a CDS encoding MerR family transcriptional regulator: protein MAGMLTIGAFARACRLSPKALRLYDELGLLRPARVDPETGYRYYAPAQLEQARLMAWLRRIGMPLARIREVGALPPQAAAREIRAYWAGVEAETAVRRDLAAFLIDRLTTTSREDITMLELRHSARSDRGLVRAANQDTAYAGTRLLAVADGYGPEGGPASSAAVAALRRLESEELSAGNVLNLLAEATGQAAQGMAEETGTTLTALLRTGSRLALVHIGDSRAYLLRDGDLFRITHDHTVVQSLIDEGRLTPEEATTHPQRALLLKSLSPTTSNTPDLHLQDAHPGDRYLLCSDGLPTVVPDARIRHVLSTAPDPDTAVRTLIDAANEAGGPDNVSCVVADVVEAATD from the coding sequence ATGGCGGGCATGCTGACGATCGGCGCCTTCGCACGGGCCTGCCGGCTCTCGCCCAAGGCCCTGCGCCTGTACGACGAACTCGGCCTGCTGCGCCCCGCGCGCGTGGACCCCGAAACGGGCTACCGCTACTACGCGCCCGCCCAGCTCGAACAGGCCCGCCTGATGGCGTGGCTGCGCCGCATCGGCATGCCGCTGGCCCGGATCCGGGAGGTCGGCGCACTGCCCCCGCAGGCGGCGGCCCGGGAGATCCGGGCGTACTGGGCGGGCGTGGAGGCCGAGACGGCCGTACGGCGGGACCTGGCCGCCTTCCTGATCGACCGGCTGACGACCACGTCGAGAGAGGACATCACCATGCTGGAACTGCGTCACTCGGCCCGCTCGGACCGCGGCCTGGTCCGCGCCGCCAACCAGGACACGGCCTACGCGGGCACCCGGCTGCTCGCGGTGGCCGACGGATACGGGCCCGAGGGCGGCCCGGCGAGCAGCGCCGCGGTGGCGGCCCTGCGCCGTCTGGAGAGCGAGGAGCTGTCGGCCGGGAACGTCCTGAACCTCCTGGCGGAGGCGACCGGGCAGGCCGCGCAGGGAATGGCGGAGGAGACCGGCACCACCCTGACGGCGCTGCTCAGGACGGGCTCCCGACTGGCCCTGGTCCACATCGGCGACTCCCGCGCCTACCTCCTGCGCGACGGCGACTTGTTCCGCATCACCCACGACCACACGGTGGTCCAGTCCCTGATCGACGAGGGCCGGCTGACCCCGGAGGAGGCCACGACCCACCCCCAGCGCGCCCTGCTGCTGAAGTCCCTGTCCCCGACCACCTCGAACACCCCGGACCTGCACCTCCAGGACGCCCACCCCGGCGACCGCTACCTCCTCTGCTCCGACGGCCTGCCCACGGTGGTCCCCGACGCCCGGATCCGGCACGTCCTGTCCACCGCCCCGGACCCGGACACCGCCGTACGCACCCTGATCGACGCGGCGAACGAGGCGGGCGGGCCGGACAACGTCAGTTGTGTGGTGGCGGATGTGGTGGAGGCGGCGACGGACTGA
- a CDS encoding class I SAM-dependent methyltransferase — MTTTAPPRNLRDFYENPAVPVASGTPRSLRQARMLATALGTAHQATILDIGCGDGTAAAVAAPLLKGHRIIGVDWSQDALRRARTRLACQPVRGELTDGGLPFRSESVDAVLFSEVIEHLVDPDAALDEIRRVLRPGGHLMLSTPNLAAWYNRALLLAGVQPVFSEVSLRGIHGRPGREVVGHLRLYTARALREFVAASGFEVVRLAGAPFHGVPRPLRPLDRLACSRPPLASILLLHAQKTPARKT; from the coding sequence GTGACCACCACCGCCCCGCCCAGGAACCTGCGCGACTTCTACGAGAACCCCGCCGTCCCCGTCGCCTCCGGCACCCCACGAAGCCTCCGCCAGGCCCGCATGCTGGCGACCGCCCTCGGCACCGCGCACCAGGCCACGATCCTGGACATCGGCTGCGGCGACGGCACCGCGGCGGCCGTGGCCGCACCCCTCCTCAAGGGCCACCGCATCATCGGTGTCGACTGGTCCCAGGACGCCCTGCGCCGCGCCCGCACCCGCCTCGCCTGCCAACCCGTGCGTGGTGAACTCACCGACGGCGGGCTGCCGTTCAGGTCCGAGTCGGTCGACGCGGTCCTGTTCAGCGAGGTGATCGAGCACCTGGTCGACCCGGACGCGGCGCTCGACGAGATCCGCCGCGTGCTGCGACCGGGCGGCCACCTGATGCTCTCCACCCCGAACCTCGCCGCCTGGTACAACCGCGCCCTTCTCCTGGCGGGCGTCCAGCCGGTGTTCTCCGAGGTCAGCCTGCGCGGCATCCACGGCCGCCCGGGGCGTGAGGTCGTAGGGCATCTGCGGCTCTACACCGCCCGCGCGCTGCGGGAGTTCGTCGCGGCCTCCGGATTCGAGGTCGTACGCCTGGCGGGCGCCCCCTTCCACGGCGTACCGCGCCCCTTGCGCCCCCTCGACCGACTGGCCTGCTCCAGACCCCCGCTCGCCTCGATCCTCCTCCTGCACGCCCAGAAGACGCCCGCACGCAAGACCTAG
- a CDS encoding Trm112 family protein: protein MNADDPLLKILACPLDKGPLHLLPPDGPADPDEALYNPRLRRRYPILDGIPQLLPSSGEQVGDDEHEALLKRMVP, encoded by the coding sequence ATGAACGCCGACGACCCGCTCCTGAAGATCCTGGCGTGCCCGCTCGACAAGGGCCCGCTGCACCTGCTCCCGCCGGACGGTCCCGCCGATCCGGACGAGGCGCTGTACAACCCGAGACTGCGCCGCCGCTACCCGATCCTCGACGGCATCCCGCAACTGCTGCCGTCCTCCGGGGAGCAGGTCGGCGACGACGAACACGAGGCGCTCCTCAAGCGGATGGTGCCATGA
- a CDS encoding acyl-CoA synthetase: MSSLFPALADGPPERIALRFGERSLTYARLAAATGALADRIAGHRRVAVWATAELETAVAVVAALEAGIAAVPLNPKSGEKELGHILSDSAPGLVLAAPGDELPDALKDLERVDVDVRATGAHRPTETSDEDPALVVYTSGTTGPPKGAVLPRRAVARTLDALADAWQWTGDDVLVHGLPLFHVHGLVLGILGPLRRGGSVRHLGRFSPEGVARELGDGATMLFGVPTMYHRLAQALPEDPQLARAMGSARLLVSGSAALPVHDHERIAEATGRRVIERYGMTETLMNTSIRADGEARPGTVGVPLPGVELRLVEEDGTPIAAYDGETVGEIQVRGPNLFTEYLNRPDATRDAFTADGWFRTGDMAVRDPDGYVRIVGRKATDLIKSGGYKIGAGEIENALLEHPGVREAAVTGEPDADLGERIVAWVVPADPEKPPTVEELADHVARRLAPHKRPRVVHHLDALPRNDMGKIMKRALSHG; the protein is encoded by the coding sequence GTGTCCTCTCTCTTCCCGGCCCTGGCCGACGGTCCGCCCGAGCGCATCGCGCTGCGGTTCGGCGAGCGGTCCCTGACGTACGCGCGGCTCGCCGCCGCGACCGGCGCCCTCGCGGACCGGATCGCCGGGCACCGACGGGTCGCCGTCTGGGCGACTGCGGAGCTGGAGACCGCCGTGGCGGTGGTGGCGGCGCTGGAGGCGGGGATCGCCGCCGTTCCGCTCAACCCGAAGTCCGGGGAGAAGGAACTCGGGCACATCCTGTCCGACAGCGCGCCCGGCCTCGTACTCGCCGCCCCGGGTGACGAACTCCCGGACGCGCTCAAGGACTTGGAGCGGGTGGACGTCGACGTCCGGGCCACCGGCGCACACCGCCCGACCGAGACCTCCGACGAGGACCCCGCCCTCGTCGTCTACACCTCCGGCACCACCGGACCCCCCAAGGGCGCCGTCCTCCCCCGCCGGGCCGTCGCCCGCACCCTCGACGCGCTCGCCGACGCCTGGCAGTGGACCGGCGACGACGTCCTGGTGCACGGGCTGCCCCTGTTCCATGTGCACGGGCTGGTCCTCGGCATCCTCGGGCCGCTGCGGCGCGGCGGATCCGTGCGCCACCTCGGCCGGTTCAGCCCGGAGGGCGTGGCACGGGAGCTGGGCGACGGCGCGACCATGCTGTTCGGCGTGCCGACGATGTACCACCGCCTCGCCCAGGCGCTCCCCGAGGACCCGCAGCTCGCGCGGGCGATGGGCTCGGCGCGGCTGCTGGTCTCCGGTTCGGCCGCACTGCCCGTGCACGACCACGAGCGGATCGCCGAGGCCACCGGGCGGCGGGTGATCGAGCGGTACGGCATGACCGAGACACTGATGAACACCAGCATCCGCGCGGACGGCGAGGCCCGCCCCGGCACCGTCGGCGTGCCGCTGCCGGGCGTGGAACTGCGGCTGGTGGAGGAGGACGGGACGCCGATCGCGGCGTACGACGGGGAGACGGTGGGCGAGATCCAGGTGCGCGGGCCGAACCTGTTCACCGAGTACCTCAACCGGCCGGACGCCACGCGCGACGCGTTCACCGCGGACGGCTGGTTCCGCACCGGGGACATGGCGGTGCGCGACCCCGACGGGTACGTCCGCATCGTGGGCCGCAAGGCCACCGACCTGATCAAGAGCGGCGGTTACAAGATCGGCGCCGGGGAGATCGAGAACGCGCTGCTGGAACATCCGGGGGTGCGGGAGGCCGCGGTGACCGGGGAGCCAGACGCGGATCTGGGTGAGCGGATCGTGGCGTGGGTGGTCCCAGCGGACCCCGAAAAGCCGCCCACCGTCGAGGAGTTGGCCGATCACGTGGCCCGGCGGCTCGCCCCGCACAAGCGGCCCCGGGTCGTGCACCATCTGGACGCGCTGCCCCGCAACGACATGGGGAAGATCATGAAGAGAGCGCTGAGCCATGGCTGA
- a CDS encoding ATP-binding protein, whose product MGESHARRASGFPAELTSFVGRRDESADVRRLLTEARLVTLTGPGGVGKTRLASHVAKQIARTFLDGVWLVSLAALGDEAFVPHAVADALDVRNETGRPPLDVLVEHLRGRNLLLVLDNCEHVLRSCALLAQTLLAATEGVRVLATSRHRLGLAGEQLYEVPPLPAPTPEELGPSAAEHFPALRLFADRAAAVVPGFTVGEGNQHAVARLCRRLDGLPLAIELAAVRVRALGVDQLVARLDDRYQLLTGGSPASAPRHRTLRSAVDWSHELCTPQEQLVWAWLSVFVGGFDLAAAEAVCGGEGLGATDVLDAVAGLVDKSVLVREERGGQVRYRLLVSLRDYGLEKLEDIGEVTVTRRRHRDYFARLAAEYEASWFGPDQVAVTDRLRLDQDDFRAALDFCLTTPGEAQAGLRLAATLWFHWVASGIWGEGRHWLDRALRAGARPDPALTRAMWAGALMSLVHTRSAAVLTGADPPHTTPPTDSELPIPTPPPIPPLLANPAKPSNWQFRDGDTPQNRQSDVHVAATTVAFVVLTRVELACTLVSRGRAGEAIPLCAEAVAVCEAHGEQWARAWALRTLGLAHWSLGEYDRAAEHARACLRLPYTGRQRQSLARTLDLLAAAEALAGRAEQAAVLRGAVDRIWRDIGGDPTETQVQGAGERHARSALSDPAYGRAYRRGGALARNDVIAYALGELRRPTSGTATAPDTRPLTRREAEVAALVARGLTNRQIAESLVIAQRTAEGHVERILVKLGFSKRSQLAAWFTARAGEG is encoded by the coding sequence GTGGGCGAATCCCATGCGCGGCGCGCCTCCGGCTTCCCGGCGGAGCTGACCAGTTTTGTGGGGCGGCGGGACGAGTCGGCGGACGTCAGAAGGCTGTTGACCGAGGCCCGGCTGGTGACGCTGACCGGTCCGGGCGGGGTCGGGAAGACCCGGCTGGCCTCGCATGTGGCCAAACAGATCGCGCGGACGTTCCTGGACGGCGTGTGGCTGGTGTCGCTGGCCGCGCTCGGCGACGAGGCGTTCGTGCCGCACGCCGTGGCCGACGCCCTCGATGTGCGCAACGAGACGGGGCGGCCGCCGCTGGACGTCCTCGTGGAGCATCTGCGCGGCCGCAACCTGCTGCTCGTCCTGGACAACTGCGAGCATGTGCTGCGCAGTTGTGCCCTGCTCGCGCAGACCCTGCTGGCCGCCACCGAGGGCGTACGGGTGCTGGCGACCAGCCGGCACCGGCTGGGGCTCGCCGGTGAGCAGCTGTACGAGGTGCCGCCGCTGCCCGCGCCCACCCCGGAGGAGCTGGGCCCCTCGGCCGCCGAGCACTTCCCCGCGTTGCGGCTGTTCGCGGACCGGGCGGCGGCCGTGGTGCCCGGGTTCACCGTCGGCGAGGGCAACCAGCACGCGGTCGCCCGGCTGTGCCGTCGGCTCGACGGGCTGCCGCTCGCCATCGAACTGGCCGCGGTACGGGTGCGGGCGCTCGGCGTGGACCAGCTCGTGGCCCGCCTCGACGACCGCTATCAGCTGCTCACCGGCGGCAGCCCCGCCTCCGCGCCCCGGCATCGCACGCTGCGCTCGGCCGTCGACTGGAGCCATGAACTGTGCACCCCGCAGGAGCAGTTGGTGTGGGCGTGGCTGTCGGTGTTCGTCGGCGGCTTCGACCTGGCCGCCGCGGAGGCGGTGTGCGGCGGGGAGGGCCTGGGCGCGACGGACGTGCTGGACGCGGTCGCCGGGCTGGTCGACAAGTCGGTGCTGGTGCGGGAGGAGCGGGGCGGGCAGGTCCGCTACCGGCTGCTGGTCTCGCTGCGGGACTACGGCCTGGAGAAGCTGGAGGACATCGGCGAGGTCACCGTGACCCGGCGGCGGCACCGGGACTACTTCGCACGGCTCGCCGCCGAGTACGAGGCCTCCTGGTTCGGGCCCGACCAGGTCGCCGTGACCGACCGGCTCCGCCTGGACCAGGACGACTTCCGGGCCGCGCTGGACTTCTGCCTCACCACGCCGGGCGAGGCACAGGCCGGGCTGCGGCTGGCCGCGACCCTGTGGTTCCACTGGGTGGCGAGCGGCATCTGGGGCGAGGGCCGGCACTGGCTGGACCGCGCGCTGCGGGCGGGGGCACGACCCGACCCGGCCCTGACCCGCGCCATGTGGGCGGGCGCGCTGATGTCGCTGGTCCACACCCGCTCCGCCGCCGTCCTGACCGGCGCGGACCCCCCGCACACCACCCCGCCCACCGACTCCGAACTACCGATCCCCACCCCGCCCCCGATCCCGCCCCTGCTGGCGAATCCCGCCAAGCCGAGCAATTGGCAGTTCCGGGACGGCGACACGCCGCAGAACCGGCAGAGCGATGTCCACGTGGCCGCCACCACCGTCGCCTTCGTCGTCCTCACCCGGGTCGAGCTCGCCTGCACCCTGGTCAGCCGGGGCCGGGCGGGCGAGGCGATCCCCTTGTGCGCCGAGGCCGTGGCCGTCTGCGAGGCGCACGGCGAACAGTGGGCGCGCGCCTGGGCGTTACGGACCCTGGGCCTCGCGCACTGGTCCCTGGGCGAGTACGACCGGGCCGCGGAGCACGCGCGCGCGTGCCTGCGGCTGCCGTACACCGGACGGCAGCGGCAGAGCCTCGCCCGCACCCTGGACCTGCTCGCCGCGGCCGAGGCGCTCGCCGGGCGGGCCGAACAGGCGGCCGTGCTGCGGGGCGCGGTGGACCGCATCTGGCGCGACATCGGCGGCGACCCGACGGAGACGCAGGTCCAGGGCGCGGGCGAGCGGCACGCCCGGAGCGCGCTGAGCGATCCCGCGTACGGCAGGGCCTACCGGCGGGGTGGCGCGCTCGCCCGCAACGACGTCATCGCCTACGCGCTCGGCGAGCTGCGCCGCCCGACGTCCGGCACGGCCACCGCCCCGGACACCCGGCCGCTGACCCGGCGGGAGGCCGAGGTGGCGGCGCTGGTCGCCCGCGGTCTGACCAACCGGCAGATCGCCGAGTCCCTGGTCATCGCCCAGCGGACGGCTGAGGGACATGTCGAGCGGATCCTGGTGAAGCTGGGGTTCAGCAAACGCAGCCAGCTGGCCGCCTGGTTCACGGCACGGGCCGGGGAGGGGTGA
- a CDS encoding FkbM family methyltransferase, whose amino-acid sequence MTTPPTLAARIASHLPVRLVAATARAVYPRFEPELARLGELCPPSCGTAVDVGGWYGPWTRRLSGRARQVVTVEPVPRLARLLDSWSPPNVRVVQAAASDRPGPARLWLPSGDGGDRGVSSLVRQDIHGRALDVGCVTLDELGLRDVDFIKIDVDGSELAVLRGATGILARDRPALFVELETRIQPITPVITYLSLLRYDGWVLPGDSWVPLTGFPLKDHQARAEHVVTRGLLRRVLPGGGPRYVNSVLFLPDGRRPGGPVRDHGPHADHHPLRPAPLPARPAAPDGRPQPRPGRGRPA is encoded by the coding sequence ATGACGACGCCCCCGACCCTGGCGGCCCGGATCGCCTCCCACCTGCCGGTGCGGCTGGTCGCCGCGACCGCGCGGGCCGTGTACCCGCGTTTCGAGCCCGAGCTGGCCCGGCTCGGCGAGCTGTGCCCGCCGTCCTGCGGCACGGCCGTGGACGTCGGCGGCTGGTACGGCCCGTGGACGCGCCGGCTGTCGGGGCGCGCCCGTCAGGTGGTGACGGTGGAGCCGGTGCCGCGGCTGGCCCGGCTGCTCGACTCCTGGTCACCGCCGAACGTCCGCGTGGTCCAGGCCGCCGCCTCCGACCGCCCCGGCCCGGCCCGGCTCTGGCTGCCGTCCGGCGACGGCGGCGACCGGGGAGTGTCCTCCCTGGTCCGGCAGGACATCCACGGCCGCGCACTGGACGTCGGCTGCGTGACCTTGGACGAACTCGGGCTGCGGGACGTCGACTTCATCAAGATCGACGTGGACGGCAGCGAACTGGCGGTCCTGCGCGGCGCGACCGGCATCCTGGCCCGCGACCGCCCGGCGCTCTTCGTTGAGTTGGAGACCCGCATCCAGCCGATCACCCCGGTGATCACCTACCTCTCCCTCCTCCGCTACGACGGCTGGGTGCTGCCCGGCGACAGCTGGGTGCCGCTCACCGGGTTCCCGCTCAAGGACCACCAGGCGCGCGCCGAGCACGTCGTCACCCGAGGTCTGCTGCGCCGGGTCCTGCCGGGCGGCGGCCCGCGTTACGTCAACTCGGTGCTGTTCCTGCCGGACGGCCGCCGGCCGGGCGGCCCGGTGCGCGACCATGGACCCCATGCCGACCACCACCCCCTTCGGCCCGCTCCACTTCCAGCTCGTCCTGCTGCGCCGGATGGCCGACCACAACCCCGACCTGGTCGAGGACGCCCGGCATGA
- a CDS encoding ATP-grasp domain-containing protein translates to MPRIALVTYDPLPEPSHDRDLPVLREALAAAGAGADVVHWDDDTVDWAAYDLALIRSTWDYSWRTAEFVAWAERCGKVTRLANPAAIVRWNTDKRYLGELGEVGVPVVSTRYLPPGAAPDLPDEHEYVIKPTSGAGARYAARYTPDRHEAAVRHLARMHDEGFTAMVQPYVRSIDTRGERALQFFGGRLLHASRKQAVLAPGAAFDAQKVAHPGLEPWTATEAELAVAERALAAVPDAHGLLYARVDLVDGEDGEPRVMELELVEPNLFLFLHPGSVERVVAAVLAEAELGRGRS, encoded by the coding sequence GTGCCCCGAATTGCCCTGGTCACCTACGATCCCCTGCCCGAGCCGAGCCATGACCGCGATCTGCCGGTGCTGCGGGAGGCGCTGGCGGCGGCCGGGGCCGGGGCGGACGTCGTGCACTGGGACGACGACACCGTCGACTGGGCCGCCTACGATCTCGCGCTGATCCGGTCGACCTGGGACTACAGCTGGCGCACCGCCGAGTTCGTGGCGTGGGCCGAGCGGTGCGGCAAGGTCACGCGGCTGGCGAATCCCGCGGCGATCGTGCGGTGGAACACCGACAAGCGGTATCTGGGGGAGCTGGGCGAGGTGGGCGTGCCCGTCGTCTCCACGCGGTACCTCCCGCCCGGCGCCGCCCCGGACCTCCCCGACGAGCACGAGTACGTGATCAAGCCCACCTCCGGCGCCGGTGCGCGTTACGCCGCCCGCTACACGCCCGACCGGCACGAGGCGGCCGTACGGCATCTGGCGCGGATGCACGACGAGGGGTTCACCGCGATGGTGCAGCCCTATGTGCGCAGTATCGACACCCGGGGTGAGCGGGCGCTCCAGTTCTTCGGCGGGCGGCTGCTGCACGCCAGCCGCAAGCAGGCCGTGCTGGCGCCCGGTGCGGCCTTCGACGCGCAGAAGGTGGCCCATCCCGGTCTGGAGCCGTGGACGGCGACCGAGGCCGAACTCGCCGTCGCCGAGCGCGCGCTGGCCGCCGTACCGGACGCGCACGGGCTGCTGTACGCGCGCGTGGATCTCGTCGACGGGGAGGACGGGGAGCCGCGGGTGATGGAGCTGGAGCTGGTCGAGCCGAATCTGTTCCTGTTCCTGCATCCCGGGTCGGTCGAGCGGGTGGTGGCGGCCGTGCTGGCGGAGGCGGAGCTCGGCCGCGGTCGCTCGTAA
- a CDS encoding MEDS domain-containing protein, whose translation MEHPERTERTVPVERLQLGDHALMEAGDGESSWAVFTAYTRTSLARREKVLLVIDPDDLQDDEVVALLDQSGTGASAARASGQLALKRTPQMYLPDGRFRKERTIELYRAEVERAHEEGWAGLRVAADMGWAPRAGLAEEVLLDYEASVAPLFADPLFTAICWYDRQRFGRGLLDGVARLHPLRVAETSGTRADFVETLREAVAARQDTSRPTRITLDLRDLCFMEAHCAWQLISLAGSLPRGSEVTVHCGELLALVLRQLGADNAPQLVLDVLAEEGAAG comes from the coding sequence ATGGAGCATCCGGAGCGGACCGAGCGGACTGTCCCCGTCGAGCGGCTGCAACTGGGCGATCACGCCCTCATGGAGGCGGGCGACGGCGAGTCGTCGTGGGCGGTGTTCACCGCCTACACCCGCACCAGCCTCGCCCGCCGGGAGAAGGTCCTGCTGGTCATCGACCCGGACGACCTCCAGGACGACGAGGTCGTCGCCCTCCTCGACCAGTCCGGCACCGGCGCCTCGGCGGCACGGGCGAGCGGGCAGCTGGCGCTGAAGCGGACCCCGCAGATGTATCTGCCGGACGGCCGCTTCCGCAAGGAACGCACGATCGAGCTGTACCGGGCCGAGGTCGAGCGCGCCCACGAGGAGGGCTGGGCAGGGCTGCGGGTCGCCGCGGACATGGGCTGGGCCCCGCGGGCGGGCCTCGCCGAGGAGGTGCTGCTGGACTACGAGGCGTCGGTGGCCCCGCTCTTCGCGGACCCGCTGTTCACCGCGATCTGCTGGTACGACCGCCAGCGCTTCGGGCGCGGCCTGCTGGACGGCGTGGCCCGGCTCCACCCCCTCCGGGTGGCCGAGACCTCCGGCACCCGCGCCGACTTCGTGGAGACCTTGCGCGAGGCGGTCGCCGCCCGCCAGGACACCTCCCGCCCCACCCGCATCACCCTCGACCTGCGCGACCTCTGCTTCATGGAGGCCCACTGCGCCTGGCAGCTCATCAGCCTCGCCGGTTCCCTGCCACGGGGCAGCGAGGTCACCGTGCACTGCGGGGAACTGCTGGCGCTGGTGCTGCGGCAGCTGGGGGCGGACAACGCTCCGCAGCTGGTGCTGGACGTGTTGGCGGAGGAGGGGGCGGCCGGCTGA